A single genomic interval of Primulina huaijiensis isolate GDHJ02 chromosome 7, ASM1229523v2, whole genome shotgun sequence harbors:
- the LOC140981746 gene encoding uncharacterized protein produces the protein MIKLIDIIHDLICLNSLTINDKLSTRDHSMFNGRVGLCTEARYLSGCVPMHKAALKGDWEVAERLLADDITLGKSRITEGGETAFHIAALEGHAPFVANLLEKMGDDQSSRMLEIQNQKGNTALSFAAVAGHVPIAFMMVEKNKKLPTIRGSGSVTPLYMAALLGHHDMVDYLFPLSNFETWNENEQIRLLTTSIASGLYDLAIRILQQNNMLAGLEDGDGETPLQVLARTPSAFPGPGDTMQQGLSWIGTIARAIAPVLPRNMQLPLQVLSADDDDESCDAYTLLQYLWDLTASRYQQNDIETGRANSMEAFGNANLKLLFTAVESENGEFLVELIRLYPDFLYKVNESKHSIFHIAVLHRHAQCFNLIYEVPGVRDLILTYVDTQGNNIMHLAGRLAPQNQLNLLPGAALQMQREVLWFKEVEKLVKPSHRNEKNHQGQTPHDVFISEHQGLMKEGEKMMKQMAKSCMLVAMLIATVVFTTAFTVPGGYNNAGTPSLQNKRFFIVFPMSEAVATLSSLTSMLMFLSILTSRYAEDDFLDSLPFWMVIGVASLFVSIAAMMVSFCTCLIFYQQGLASVTVLLFFFATVPVMFISLKYPHLATILRCTYSCRWLFLSNNRLLSY, from the exons ATGATCAAATTAATTGACATTATCCACGATCTAATTTGTCTCAATTCTTTGACCATTAATGATAAATTAAGCACTCGTGATCACTCTATGTTTAACGGTCGAGTTGGTTTGTGCACAGAAGCAAGATACCTGAGTGGGTGTGTTCCTATGCACAAAGCAGCATTGAAGGGCGACTGGGAGGTTGCTGAAAGATTGTTGGCCGACGATATTACATTGGGTAAATCTCGCATAACAGAAGGGGGAGAAACTGCTTTCCATATAGCTGCTTTGGAAGGGCATGCACCTTTTGTTGCTAATTTACTGGAAAAGATGGGCGACGACCAATCTTCTCGTATGCTGGAAATACAGAATCAAAAGGGAAACACAGCACTCAGTTTTGCTGCCGTCGCCGGGCATGTCCCTATTGCTTTCATGATGGTAGAGAAGAACAAAAAGTTGCCCACGATACGTGGTAGTGGGAGTGTCACCCCACTCTACATGGCGGCCTTGTTAGGCCACCACGACATGGTCGATTATCTTTTCCCATTATCCAATTTTGAGACGTGGAATGAGAACGAACAGATTAGACTTCTTACGACATCCATCGCCTCCGGATTGTATG ATCTGGCTATTAGAATCTTACAACAAAATAACATGCTAGCTGGGCTTGAAGATGGCGACGGGGAGACACCTTTGCAGGTGCTTGCAAGGACTCCATCGGCATTTCCTGGCCCTGGTGACACCATGCAACAAGGACTCAGCTGGATCGGAACCATTGCCCGCGCAA TAGCTCCAGTGCTGCCTCGTAACATGCAGCTGCCGCTTCAAGTACTGTCAGCAGATGACGACGATGAATCGTGTGATGCATATACATTGCTCCAATATCTTTGGGATCTTACCGCATCACGCTATCAACAAAATGATATCGAAACAGGGAGAGCTAATAGTATGGAAGCTTTTGGAAACGCTAATTTGAAACTGCTTTTTACAGCCGTAGAATCTGAAAATGGAGAATTCTTGGTCGAGCTGATTCGTCTTTATCCAGATTTCTTGTACAAAGTTAACGAGTCCAAACACAGCATATTTCATATCGCTGTTTTGCATCGCCATGCCCAATGCTTCAATTTAATATATGAAGTACCCGGTGTGAGAGATTTGATACTGACATATGTAGACACCCAAGGCAATAACATAATGCATTTGGCCGGCAGGCTAGCCCCTCAGAATCAGCTCAATCTCTTACCAGGGGCAGCTCTTCAGATGCAACGAGAAGTACTGTGGTTTAAGGAAGTCGAAAAGTTGGTCAAACCATCACACCGAAACGAGAAAAACCATCAAGGCCAAACACCACACGATGTATTCATCTCAGAGCACCAAGGATTGATGAAAGAAGGTGAAAAAATGATGAAGCAAATGGCAAAATCATGCATGCTAGTTGCGATGCTAATTGCCACAGTGGTTTTCACAACTGCCTTTACAGTGCCCGGTGGGTACAACAACGCTGGTACTCCAAGTCTACAGAACAAGAggttttttattgtttttcctATGTCCGAGGCAGTGGCGACCCTATCCTCTTTGACATCAATGCTCATGTTTCTGTCCATACTGACATCTCGTTATGCCGAAGACGATTTCCTGGACTCGTTGCCTTTTTGGATGGTGATTGGGGTGGCATCCCTTTTCGTGTCCATAGCGGCAATGATGGTTTCCTTCTGCACCTGTCTTATTTTCTATCAACAAGGATTAGCATCGGTAACTGTTCTTCTGTTTTTCTTCGCTACCGTGCCGGTCATGTTTATTTCCTTGAAGTATCCGCATCTGGCTACCATACTACGTTGTACCTATAGCTGCAGATGGTTATTTCTTTCCAACAATAGGTTGTTGTCCTACTAG
- the LOC140981050 gene encoding uncharacterized protein At4g19900-like, with translation MLRHLRTRRRPRYGTHICALIAAVLLLLSVSLLHSRLAFFNSHSPNHPHQLPLDSTFSYDPLLNDLDNDSLSSSNPSDDRIDEFDDAASENTDDILTEEEDDDSLQNQNPAISSPDYFFDPVNGVVRRVYNRRSIDDWEDYVPFNLKLASDLGFENDKSDIAFGSDDILVDEKLRKKLSEVRKFEDALLLKGSVLRDGWGEWFDKKADFLRRDRMFKSNIEVLNPLNNPILQDPDGAGVTGLTKGDKVVQKAVFYEFKRTPFLIKKPLTISGSEHANIRRKGENVDIQAKRTERKTLNNDYISKRTSAVGLGKELYADGKRWGYYPGLDGSLSFGNFLDAFFQRAKCKMRVFMVWNSPPWMFGVRQRRALESILYHHRHACVVVFSETMELNFFSEFVEHGYKMAVVMPNLDELLKDTPTHIFASVWQEWKKSKNYPTHYSELIRLAALYKYGGFYLDSDIIVLKTLSELNNTVGLENEPAEKTLNGAVMSFRKNSPFIMECLTEFYASYDDTLLRWNGADLLTRVAKNFSSNKDIVDTKKELLLRPSFIFFPISGSTILRYFSAPATNAQQLEQDALFKKILNESTTVHFWNSVTSSLIPESGSLISRLLNKFCIICSDVL, from the exons ATGCTTCGCCACCTCCGCACGCGCCGCCGTCCCCGCTACGGAACTCACATTTGCGCTTTGATCGCGGCAGTGCTCCTCCTCCTATCCGTCTCCCTACTTCACAGCCGCCTGGCGTTTTTCAACTCACACTCCCCTAATCACCCACATCAGCTCCCCCTCGATTCCACTTTTTCTTACGACCCCCTCCTCAACGATCTTGATAACGACTCCCTTAGCTCATCCAATCCTAGCGATGACCGCATTGACGAGTTCGACGACGCCGCTTCTGAGAACACCGACGATATCCTCACCGAAGAAGAAGACGACGACTCCCTTCAGAATCAAAATCCCGCCATTTCCTCCCCCGACTACTTTTTTGATCCTGTCAATGGCGTTGTGCGGAGAGTTTACAATAGACGCTCAATTGATGACTGGGAAGATTATGTTCCCTTCAATTTGAAACTCGCATCAGATCTAGGATTTGAGAATGACAAATCTGATATCGCGTTTGGGTCGGATGATATCTTGGTGGACGAGAAATTGCGTAAGAAATTGAGTGAAGTGAGGAAATTTGAAGATGCCTTATTGTTGAAGGGGTCAGTATTGAGGGACGGATGGGGTGAATGGTTTGATAAGAAAGCAGACTTTTTACGGAGGGATCGAATGTTCAAATCCAATATTGAGGTATTGAATCCGTTGAACAATCCAATTTTGCAAGATCCGGATGGAGCGGGGGTAACTGGATTGACAAAAGGTGATAAAGTTGTACAAAAGGCTGTTTTCTACGAGTTCAAGAGAACCCCATTCTTGATCAAGAAGCCATTGACGATTTCTGGATCTGAACATGCAAATATCCGACGGAAGGGTGAAAATGTTGATATTCAAGCCAAGAGGACGGAGAGGAAGactttaaataatgattatattAGTAAAAGGACGAGTGCCGTTGGTTTGGGTAAAGAGCTATATGCAGATGGAAAGAGATGGGGTTACTACCCAGGGTTGGATGGGAGTCTATCGTTTGGGAACTTTTTGGACGCATTCTTCCAAAGAGCAAAATGTAAGATGAGAGTCTTTATGGTGTGGAATTCACCACCATGGATGTTTGGTGTTCGACAGCGGAGGGCATTGGAGAGCATTCTCTATCATCACAGACATGCATGTGTAGTTGTGTTCTCTGAAACGATGGAACTCAATTTCTTCAGTGAATTTGTCGAACATGG TTATAAAATGGCTGTTGTGATGCCAAATCTCGATGAGCTGCTGAAAGATACACCAACTCACATATTTGCCTCTGTCTGGCAAGAATGGAAGAAGTCAAAGAATTACCCTACTCACTATAGCGAACTTATCAGACTCGCTGCTCTTTACAA ATATGGTGGATTTTATCTTGATTCTGACATCATCGTGTTGAAGACATTATCTGAACTCAATAACACTGTTGGACTGGAGAATGAGCCTGCTGAAAAAACTTTGAATGGCGCAGTGATGTCATTTAGAAAGAACAG TCCTTTTATCATGGAATGCTTGACAGAGTTTTATGCATCATATGATGATACCCTGTTACGATGGAATGGAGCTGATCTTCTAACCAGAGTAGCCAAGAACTTTTCGAGCAATAAAGATATTGTTGATACGAAGAAAGAGCTCCTATTGCGACCCTCTTTTATTTTCTTCCCAATTAGTGGAAGTACGATTTTGAG GTACTTCAGTGCACCAGCAACAAATGCCCAACAACTTGAACAAGATGCCCTCTTCAAGAAAATTCTAAATGAGTCAACGACTGTTCATTTCTGGAACAGTGTAACTTCTTCTTTGATCCCAGAGTCCGGGAGCCTAATATCTAGGCTTCTTAACAAATTCTGTATCATATGCTCCGATGTGTTATAA
- the LOC140981115 gene encoding uncharacterized protein produces the protein MASCLVWLGLGSGILRDHQSLRTLANGLFYVYAARRFCHFPGPNVSCSQSSSTSTVKRVCSWVCQSYYTQQAKTSLFNSTHFMLSLPIDSEYLTREQAITVVASLADEAGSMVALSFFYWAIGFTKFRHFMRFYIVSVTCLIKNGNFERAHEVLRCMLRNFGEVGMLKEAADMVLEMQSQGLVLSAHTLNCVLSLVNEMGCVEIAENVFAEMCQRGVRPDPCSFKSMIVAYCRNKRVSGVDRWLNAMFSRGFIVDNATCSLIISVFCEMGSVNRASWVFNKLVEMGFKPNVINYTCLINGLSNRGSIKQAFELLEEMVGSGLKPNVYTHTTLIYGLCKKGWIDKAFRLFLKLVRSDNHKPNVHTYTTMIAGYCKEEKLNRAEMLLVKMQEQGLVPNLKTYTTLIDGHSKEGNFYRAYELMDKMREEGLTPNSITYNAVIHGLCKKGQVKEAYRLLKRINQIGFSADKITYTILMSESCKVDDTRRALALVNKMIKYGIPLDMHTYTTLISAFSRQRKIRECEKIFDDAIKMGHVPTTQTYTSMICGYCRDNNTDMARKIFHCMSDNGCVPDSFTYGALISSLCKESMLDEARTLFDEMVDKGLSPCEVTRITIAYEFCKKNEFSTTMILLGRLDKKPWVRTISTLIRKLCSESKAEMAAQFFDKLLDVNQIVDRVTLAAFMNACYDSNNYALIADMSEKITKEKRVSVA, from the exons ATGGCGTCCTGCCTTGTCTGGCTTGGTCTGGGCAGCGGAATCCTACGCGACCACCAATCACTCAGAACACTTGCCAATGGCCTCTTTTATGTCTATGCTGCCAGACGCTTTTGCCACTTCCCCGGTCCAAACGTTAGCTGCTCTCAGTCTTCATCAACTTCGACAGTCAAAAGAGTCTGCTCCTGGGTTTGCCAATCATACTACACTCAACAGGCAAAAACATCCCTATTCAATTCGACACATTTCATGCTGAGTTTGCCTATAGACTCAGAATATTTGACCCGAGAACAGGCAATCACCGTGGTGGCCTCATTGGCTGACGAGGCAGGCTCCATGGTGGCATTGAGCTTCTTCTACTGGGCCATTGGGTTTACTAAATTTAGGCACTTTATGAGGTTTTACATTGTTTCAGTTACTTGCTTGATTAAAAATGGAAACTTTGAGAGAGCCCATGAAGTTTTGCGTTGTATGCTGAGGAATTTCGGTGAGGTAGGGATGTTGAAGGAAGCTGCTGACATGGTTCTTGAAATGCAGAGCCAGGGCCTGGTTTTGAGTGCCCACACATTGAATTGTGTCTTAAGCTTAGTAAACGAGATGGGTTGTGTTGAGATTGCTGAGAATGTGTTTGCTGAAATGTGCCAGAGGGGCGTGAGACCTGACCCCTGTAGTTTTAAGTCAATGATCGTGGCGTATTGTCGAAACAAGAGAGTTTCTGGTGTTGATAGATGGTTGAATGCAATGTTTAGTAGAGGATTTATTGTGGACAACGCCACTTGTAGTTTGATTATCAGCGTGTTTTGTGAAATGGGTTCCGTGAATAGAGCATCATGGGTCTTTAATAAGCTGGTTGAGATGGGGTTCAAACCAAATGTTATTAATTATACATGTTTAATTAATGGGTTGAGCAACAGGGGCAGCATAAAGCAAGCATTTGAATTACTGGAGGAGATGGTTGGGAGTGGCTTGAAGCCAAATGTATATACTCATACTACATTGATTTATGGTCTTTGTAAGAAAGGTTGGATTGATAAAGCATTTAGGCTTTTCTTGAAACTTGTTAGGAGCGATAATCACAAGCCAAATGTGCACACATACACAACCATGATCGCCGGATACTGTAAAGAGGAAAAGTTAAACCGTGCAGAGATGTTGCTAGTCAAAATGCAGGAACAGGGATTGGTGCCTAACTTGAAAACATATACTACCCTTATTGATGGTCATTCTAAGGAGGGAAATTTCTACCGAGCATATGAATTAATGGACAAAATGAGAGAAGAGGGTTTAACTCCCAATAGTATCACGTATAATGCTGTTATTCATGGCCTCTGTAAGAAAGGACAGGTTAAGGAGGCTTATCGGTTGCTCAAAAGAATCAATCAGATTGGATTCTCTGCTGATAAAATTACTTACACCATTCTTATGTCTGAGAGCTGCAAGGTAGATGATACTAGAAGAGCTTTGGCACTTGTAAATAAGATGATCAAATATGGTATTCCTCTTGATATGCATACTTACACAACTTTGATCTCAGCATTTTCTAGGCAAAGGAAAATAAGAGAatgtgaaaaaatatttgatgatGCTATAAAAATGGGCCATGTCCCAACCACACAAACCTACACGTCTATGATTTGTGGGTATTGTCGAGATAATAACACTGACATGGCTAGAAAAATTTTCCATTGTATGTCGGACAACGGATGTGTACCTGATAGTTTTACTTATGGGGCATTAATAAGCAGCCTTTGCAAGGAATCCATGTTGGATGAGGCTAGAACACTTTTTGATGAAATGGTAGACAAAGGTCTATCTCCATGTGAAGTTACTCGGATAACAATAGCTTATgagttttgcaagaaaaatgaattttcaaCCACAATGATCCTGCTAGGAAGATTAGACAAAAAGCCATGGGTACGCACCATTAGTACCTTGATCAGAAAGCTCTGCAGTGAAAGTAAAGCAGAGATGGCTGCACAGTTTTTTGATAAACTGTTGGATGTAAACCAAATTGTCGATCGTGTAACACTGGCAGCATTTATGAATGCATGTTATGACAGTAACAATTATGCACTCATTGCTGATATGTCCGAGAAGATAACAAAGGAGAAAAG GGTCTCTGTGGCGTAG
- the LOC140980156 gene encoding cytochrome c6, chloroplastic isoform X1, which produces MPQQFLVSLMPPTCAITTATALSKQRNKIVGAPDHDHSIHKHPQVKLFKYLAPPLIATVFALSPFSMSDISAPPHVALGQTLDAQKSRTLFRRACIGCHDGGGNIIQPGATLFLKDLQRNGVDTEDEIYRVTYFGKGRMPGFGENCTPRGQCTFGPRLQEDEIKLLAEFVKSQADQNWPTIENNGD; this is translated from the exons ATGCCGCAGCAGTTTCTCGTGTCACTTATGCCGCCGACTTGTGCTATCACTACTGCTACCGCTCTTTCAAAACAG AGAAACAAGATTGTTGGAGCACCAGATCATGATCACTCTATTCACAAGCATCCTCAAGTGAAGTTGTTCAAATACTTGGCTCCGCCGCTAATCGCTACCGTCTTCGCCTTATCCCCTTTCTCAATGTCCGACATTTCAGCCCCACCCCATG TGGCACTTGGGCAAACTTTGGATGCTCAGAAATCTCGTACCTTGTTCCGCCGAGCTTGCATAGGATGCCATGACGGTGGAGGAAACATTATCCAGCCC GGTGCAACACTCTTCTTGAAAGACCTACAAAG AAACGGAGTTGATACAGAAGACGAAATATATCGCGTAACATACTTCGGAAAGGGAAGAATGCCA GGCTTTGGTGAGAACTGCACACCCCGGGGTCAGTGCACATTTGGACCACGTCTACAAGAAGATGAGATCAAACTGTTGGCTGAATTTGTGAAATCGCAGGCTGATCAAAACTGGCCTACCATTGAAAATAATGGAGATTAG
- the LOC140980156 gene encoding cytochrome c6, chloroplastic isoform X2, translating into MPQQFLVSLMPPTCAITTATALSKQIVGAPDHDHSIHKHPQVKLFKYLAPPLIATVFALSPFSMSDISAPPHVALGQTLDAQKSRTLFRRACIGCHDGGGNIIQPGATLFLKDLQRNGVDTEDEIYRVTYFGKGRMPGFGENCTPRGQCTFGPRLQEDEIKLLAEFVKSQADQNWPTIENNGD; encoded by the exons ATGCCGCAGCAGTTTCTCGTGTCACTTATGCCGCCGACTTGTGCTATCACTACTGCTACCGCTCTTTCAAAACAG ATTGTTGGAGCACCAGATCATGATCACTCTATTCACAAGCATCCTCAAGTGAAGTTGTTCAAATACTTGGCTCCGCCGCTAATCGCTACCGTCTTCGCCTTATCCCCTTTCTCAATGTCCGACATTTCAGCCCCACCCCATG TGGCACTTGGGCAAACTTTGGATGCTCAGAAATCTCGTACCTTGTTCCGCCGAGCTTGCATAGGATGCCATGACGGTGGAGGAAACATTATCCAGCCC GGTGCAACACTCTTCTTGAAAGACCTACAAAG AAACGGAGTTGATACAGAAGACGAAATATATCGCGTAACATACTTCGGAAAGGGAAGAATGCCA GGCTTTGGTGAGAACTGCACACCCCGGGGTCAGTGCACATTTGGACCACGTCTACAAGAAGATGAGATCAAACTGTTGGCTGAATTTGTGAAATCGCAGGCTGATCAAAACTGGCCTACCATTGAAAATAATGGAGATTAG
- the LOC140980992 gene encoding phosphatase IMPL1, chloroplastic has translation MARYLSVSSSFSLISHKPTLRRFRAISQPRRVFCAKAVSSEVPSQKHFRKVGAESTAAVPFDQLLHVVQTAAETGAQVVMDAVNKPRNITYKGLTDLVTDTDKTSEAAILDVVRKNFQDHLILGEEGGLIGDSSSDYLWCIDPLDGTTNFAHGYPSFAVSVGVLFKGRPAAATVVEFVGGPKCWNTRTFSAAAGKGAFCNGDKIYASQTDKVEQALLVTGFGYEHDDAWATNIELFKEFTDISRGVRRLGAASVDMCHVALGIVEAYWEYRLKPWDMAAGVLIVEEAGGTVSCMDGCNFSVFDRSVLVSNGILHAKLLERIGPATEKLKIKGIDFSLWYKPENYCAQL, from the exons ATGGCAAGATACCTTTCAGTCTCTTCTTCATTCTCGCTCATTTCTCACAAACCCACGTTGAGGAGATTCAGAGCTATTTCACAGCCTCGAAGGGTGTTCTGCGCAAAGGCTGTTTCATCGGAGGTTCCCAGTCAAAAACATTTCCGTAAAGTGGGTGCAGAATCAACGGCCGCCGTTCCTTTTGATCAGCTTCTTCATGTTGTTCAAACTGCCGCTGAGACTGGTGCCCAG GTCGTAATGGATGCTGTGAATAAGCCTCGAAATATCACCTACAAGGGACTCACTGATCTGGTGACCGA TACCGATAAAACGAGTGAGGCTGCTATTCTAGATGTGGTGCGAAAAAACTTCCAAGATCACTTAATTCTCGGGGAAGAGGGAGGTCTCATTGGGGATTCATCTTCTGATTATCTTTGGTGCATTGATCCCTTAG ATGGGACCACAAATTTTGCTCATGGCTATCCTAGCTTTGCCGTCTCTGTGGGTGTCTTGTTCAAAGGAAGACCCGCTGCCGCTACAGTG GTAGAGTTTGTCGGTGGACCTAAATGTTGGAATACTCGGACTTTTTCTGCTGCTGCAG GTAAAGGTGCATTCTGCAACGGCGACAAGATTTACGCAAGTCAAACGGATAAG GTCGAACAAGCGCTTCTTGTTACTGGGTTCGGATATGAACACGACGATGCCTGGGCAACCAATATAGAGTTATTCAAGGAATTCACCGATATTAGTCGG GGTGTGAGAAGGCTTGGCGCAGCATCAGTTGACATGTGTCATGTAGCTCTGGGGATTGTGGAAGCCTATTGGGAGTATCGGCTTAAACCATGGGATATGGCTGCTGGTGTTCTG ATAGTTGAAGAGGCTGGGGGGACAGTTTCTTGCATGGATGGGTGCAATTTTTCCGTTTTTGATAGATCTGTCTTGGTATCCAATGGAATCCTTCATGCTAAG CTTCTTGAGAGAATTGGTCCAGCAACTGAGAAATTGAAGATCAAAGGCATTGATTTTTCACTCTGGTACAAGCCTGAAAATTACTGCGCACAACTCTGA